In Methanothrix sp., a genomic segment contains:
- a CDS encoding sorbosone dehydrogenase family protein encodes MIDKFRLIIMAMILLLPAGLSADIDTTDRTVEAGESSLKPVVGLELIAEGLVAPMGFVSAGDGRMFIVEQTGLIRVMQADGTILKEPFFDIGGRMVPISSRYDERGLLSLSFHPQFSENGRLFVMYSAPPRESAPEGWDCTNRISEFRVSQEDPDKVDMSSERVLIEVDKPQGNHNGGGIAFGPDGYLYIPLGDGGGADDTGMGHAPEGNGQNTQTFLGKILRIDVDHQDDGLPYGIPSDNPFREDEDTLPEIWALGFRNPWAMSFDRGGEHDLFVSDAGQDLWEEVDLVVRGGNYGWRIREGTHCFDPQSPAESPSSCPEKGPRGEPLIDPVIEYGHDLGTVVVGGYIYRGTAMPELEGEYIFADWSNDFGKGNGTLLVATPSAEGLWMWEELVVAGRPGGRIGAFIRGFGQDDEGEIYVLTSSEMGPANETAKIFKLIPP; translated from the coding sequence ATGATCGATAAATTCAGGCTGATCATCATGGCAATGATCCTGTTATTGCCCGCGGGATTATCAGCAGACATAGATACAACGGATAGAACGGTGGAGGCGGGGGAGTCCTCCCTTAAGCCAGTGGTCGGCCTGGAGCTGATAGCAGAGGGACTGGTGGCGCCTATGGGATTTGTGAGCGCAGGAGATGGGAGGATGTTCATCGTTGAGCAGACCGGACTGATAAGGGTGATGCAGGCCGATGGCACAATTCTCAAGGAGCCCTTTTTTGACATTGGCGGCAGAATGGTTCCAATCTCCTCCAGATATGATGAACGCGGCCTTCTGAGCCTCTCCTTCCACCCTCAATTCTCTGAAAATGGACGGCTCTTTGTCATGTACAGTGCACCCCCAAGAGAGAGTGCACCGGAGGGCTGGGATTGCACCAATCGCATATCCGAGTTCAGAGTCTCCCAGGAGGACCCAGATAAGGTGGACATGAGCTCCGAGAGGGTCCTGATTGAGGTTGATAAGCCTCAAGGGAACCACAACGGGGGCGGCATTGCCTTCGGCCCGGATGGGTATCTCTATATACCCCTGGGCGATGGCGGCGGAGCAGACGATACGGGAATGGGGCATGCACCGGAGGGCAATGGCCAGAATACCCAGACCTTCCTGGGCAAGATCCTGCGCATAGATGTGGACCACCAGGATGACGGCCTGCCTTATGGTATTCCATCAGACAATCCTTTCCGGGAGGATGAGGATACTCTCCCCGAGATCTGGGCATTGGGATTCAGGAATCCCTGGGCGATGAGCTTCGACAGAGGAGGGGAGCATGATTTGTTCGTCTCTGATGCCGGGCAGGACCTCTGGGAGGAGGTTGATCTTGTAGTCCGGGGGGGCAATTATGGCTGGCGCATCCGTGAGGGCACTCATTGCTTTGATCCCCAGAGCCCTGCTGAATCGCCCTCCAGCTGCCCGGAGAAAGGGCCTCGAGGCGAGCCGCTGATCGATCCGGTCATCGAGTATGGGCATGACCTGGGCACAGTGGTGGTTGGGGGTTATATCTACCGCGGCACAGCCATGCCCGAACTGGAAGGGGAGTATATCTTCGCCGACTGGTCCAATGACTTTGGGAAGGGAAATGGGACACTGCTCGTAGCCACCCCCTCAGCAGAGGGATTGTGGATGTGGGAAGAGCTGGTGGTAGCTGGCCGCCCCGGCGGCCGGATCGGCGCCTTCATCCGCGGCTTCGGGCAGGATGATGAGGGCGAGATCTATGTCCTCACTTCCAGTGAGATGGGGCCGGCGAATGAGACGGCAAAGATATTCAAGCTGATCCCTCCCTGA
- the thsA gene encoding thermosome subunit alpha, with translation MAAGQLGGQPIIILKEGSQRTAGREAQRSNIMAAKAVAGAVRTTLGPKGMDKMMVDNLGDVVITNDGVTILKEMDIEHPAAKMMVEIAKTQDAEVGDGTTTAVVLAGELLKQAEGLLDQEIHPTVITAGYRAAADKSMEILKTISTSVSVDDAEFLKKIAVTSMTGKGSGTARESLAALAVQAVKSVVDEDGSVDTDNITVEKKVGGGITDSELVHGMVIDKDRLHPNMPKKVTGAKIALLNAAIEIEKTEVDAKIEITSPDQLQAFLDQEESMLKGMVDNIIKTGANVVFCQKGIDDLAQHFLAKEGIYTVRRVKKSDMEKLARATGGRVVTSIHDLTEKDLGKAGLVEERKIGDEKMTFVEECENPKSVSIILRGGTEHVVDELNRAMEDALRVVAVVVEDKMLVPGGGAPEVELALRLREYAATVGGREQLAIEAFADSMEAIPKTLAENAGLDQIDSLVALRSQHEKGIKSSGLDMDTGVPVDMMTLGVVEPLRVKTQAINSAAEAAVMILRIDDVIASKAGGPAGGPGGMPGGMGGEDFE, from the coding sequence ATGGCAGCAGGACAACTGGGCGGACAGCCCATAATTATTCTCAAAGAGGGCAGCCAGAGAACGGCTGGTCGTGAGGCACAGAGGTCGAACATCATGGCCGCCAAGGCAGTCGCAGGTGCTGTGAGAACCACCCTGGGACCCAAAGGCATGGATAAGATGATGGTCGACAACCTGGGGGATGTGGTAATAACCAATGATGGTGTCACTATCCTCAAAGAGATGGACATCGAGCACCCCGCCGCCAAGATGATGGTGGAGATCGCCAAGACCCAGGATGCCGAGGTCGGGGATGGCACAACCACTGCTGTGGTCCTGGCAGGAGAGCTTCTCAAGCAGGCAGAGGGCCTGCTGGACCAGGAGATCCATCCCACAGTCATCACTGCCGGATACAGGGCGGCAGCAGACAAATCCATGGAGATCCTGAAGACCATCTCCACCAGCGTCTCAGTCGATGACGCTGAATTTTTGAAGAAGATCGCCGTCACCTCCATGACCGGCAAGGGCTCAGGGACAGCGAGAGAGAGCCTGGCGGCCTTGGCGGTGCAAGCTGTGAAGTCGGTGGTGGATGAGGATGGCTCAGTGGACACAGACAACATCACTGTGGAGAAGAAGGTAGGAGGAGGGATAACCGACTCCGAGCTGGTACATGGAATGGTCATCGACAAGGATCGACTCCACCCCAATATGCCAAAGAAGGTGACCGGGGCCAAGATCGCCCTGCTCAATGCCGCCATAGAGATAGAGAAGACCGAGGTCGATGCCAAGATAGAGATCACATCGCCCGATCAGTTGCAGGCCTTCCTCGATCAGGAGGAGAGCATGCTCAAGGGCATGGTGGACAATATCATCAAGACCGGCGCCAATGTCGTATTCTGCCAGAAGGGCATCGACGATCTGGCACAGCACTTCCTGGCCAAAGAGGGGATCTACACTGTGCGCCGGGTGAAGAAGAGCGACATGGAGAAGCTGGCCCGCGCCACTGGGGGCAGGGTTGTCACCAGCATCCACGACCTGACTGAGAAGGATCTGGGGAAGGCAGGCCTGGTGGAGGAGAGAAAGATAGGCGACGAGAAGATGACCTTCGTTGAGGAGTGCGAGAACCCCAAGTCGGTCTCCATCATCCTCAGAGGCGGAACTGAGCATGTGGTGGATGAGCTGAACCGGGCGATGGAGGATGCCCTGCGGGTAGTGGCGGTGGTAGTAGAGGACAAGATGCTCGTTCCCGGCGGCGGCGCCCCCGAGGTAGAGCTGGCCCTCCGCCTCCGGGAGTATGCAGCAACAGTCGGAGGCAGAGAGCAGCTGGCCATTGAGGCCTTCGCCGACTCCATGGAGGCCATACCCAAGACCCTGGCCGAGAACGCCGGTCTGGATCAGATAGACTCCCTGGTTGCCCTGCGCAGCCAGCATGAGAAGGGTATCAAGAGCTCCGGACTGGACATGGACACCGGCGTTCCTGTGGACATGATGACGCTGGGCGTAGTTGAGCCCCTGCGGGTCAAGACCCAGGCCATCAACTCTGCTGCTGAGGCGGCAGTCATGATCCTGAGGATCGATGATGTCATCGCCTCCAAGGCCGGCGGGCCGGCGGGCGGACCGGGAGGAATGCCCGGCGGAATGGGCGGAGAGGACTTCGAATAG
- a CDS encoding phosphoribosylaminoimidazolesuccinocarboxamide synthase produces the protein MERKLLMKGKVKEAYDLGDRLEFQFTDNISVFDKIIPSTIPFKGETLCREGVYWFERAGRMGIKSHFLEYLPPTGMLCKRVKIIPSTKITPQSRDYLIPLEWICRWYVAGSLLDRVRSGEITARDLGFPSGHSISAGEILPEPFLEVSTKLESTDRLLKKEEALAISGLSSQEYEQAREIVLRIDEDINHSVSSRGLIHVDGKKELAFDADREIMVVDVYGTADEDRFWDKKSYDEGELVDLSKEYVRQYYRQTGYKDRLYQAREEGRAEPAIPSLPDDVVEETSRIYIKLFEMITGEKFKPIR, from the coding sequence ATGGAACGCAAGCTTCTGATGAAAGGCAAGGTCAAAGAGGCATACGACCTTGGAGACCGACTGGAGTTCCAGTTCACAGACAACATCTCCGTCTTTGATAAGATAATCCCCAGCACCATCCCCTTCAAAGGCGAGACCCTCTGCCGGGAGGGGGTCTACTGGTTTGAGAGGGCGGGCCGGATGGGAATTAAGAGCCACTTTCTGGAGTATCTGCCCCCAACGGGAATGCTCTGCAAAAGGGTGAAGATAATACCATCTACCAAAATCACCCCCCAATCGAGGGACTATCTCATCCCCCTGGAGTGGATCTGCCGCTGGTATGTGGCAGGCTCCCTTCTGGATCGGGTGAGATCGGGTGAGATCACCGCCCGCGATCTGGGCTTCCCCAGCGGGCATTCCATCAGCGCGGGGGAGATTCTGCCTGAGCCCTTCCTGGAGGTCTCCACCAAGCTGGAGAGCACCGATCGGCTGCTGAAGAAAGAGGAGGCTTTAGCGATATCCGGCCTCTCCTCCCAGGAGTACGAGCAGGCGCGGGAGATCGTTCTCAGGATCGACGAGGATATCAACCACAGCGTTTCCAGCCGCGGCCTGATCCATGTGGATGGCAAAAAGGAGCTGGCCTTCGATGCCGATAGGGAGATAATGGTAGTCGACGTCTACGGAACAGCAGATGAGGATCGATTCTGGGATAAGAAGAGCTATGATGAAGGAGAGCTGGTGGATCTGTCAAAGGAGTATGTGCGCCAGTACTACCGCCAGACCGGCTACAAAGACCGCCTCTATCAGGCCAGAGAAGAGGGGAGGGCAGAGCCTGCAATACCTTCTCTTCCAGACGATGTGGTGGAAGAGACCAGCCGGATCTACATCAAGCTCTTTGAGATGATCACAGGAGAAAAGTTCAAGCCTATAAGATGA
- a CDS encoding winged helix-turn-helix domain-containing protein, which produces MARRTRLEVLGSILGICRGEGSSKTRIVYQVNLNFKNAGAYLKWLTEKGYLERADRLYKLTPAGEEMLKELNEINSILQIDAPQAKKEISD; this is translated from the coding sequence ATGGCACGCCGAACCAGGTTGGAGGTGCTGGGCAGCATTCTGGGGATCTGCAGAGGGGAGGGATCGAGCAAGACGCGCATAGTCTACCAGGTCAACCTCAACTTCAAGAATGCTGGCGCGTATCTCAAATGGCTGACTGAGAAGGGATACTTGGAGAGGGCGGATAGGCTCTATAAGCTCACCCCTGCAGGGGAAGAGATGCTAAAGGAGCTCAATGAGATAAATTCCATCCTCCAGATCGATGCCCCTCAGGCGAAAAAGGAGATCTCAGACTGA
- a CDS encoding Ig-like domain-containing protein: MPGTPPDCNDGIDCTIDTCNEETDRCDRNPDDDFCDDGKFCNGAETCDPAKGCIPGTPPDCNDGIDCTIDTCNEETDRCENNPDDDFCDDSIFCNGAETCDPAKGCIPGTPPDCNDGIDCTIDTCNEETDRCENNPDDDFCDDGKFCNGAETCDPAKGCIPGTPPDCSDGIECTIDFCNEETDRCENNPDDDFCDDGKFCNGAETCDPAKGCIPGTPPDCNDGIDCTIDTCNEETDRCENNPDDDFCDDGIFCNGAETCDPAKGCMPGTPPDCSDGIDCTIDFCNEETDRCENNPDDDFCDDGIFCNGAETCDPAKGCMPGTPPDCSDGIDCTIDFCNEETDRCENSPDDSKCDDDDACTIDSCDPLTGCTYEDVDCDDDDACTIDSCDPLTGCTYEDVDCDDGDPCTEDSCDPAIGCIHIPIIPEAVDDSYGAIYGKTLTVSAGEGVLVNDVYDGSGTMTATLVTGPSSGTLSLNADGSFTYKPKTGFMGTVTFTYEACDGNCCSDPATVTIIVAKCPWTLRNDMYSAKCGEDKVVPASQGILANDPTAIAVIDPESITIDPVYGTIEVNEDGSFVYHAAEVISSGTYVQFTYTATNGVCPASNLATAKIQIICPCR; encoded by the coding sequence ATGCCAGGCACGCCACCTGACTGCAATGACGGTATCGACTGTACCATAGACACATGCAATGAGGAGACCGACAGGTGCGATCGCAATCCTGATGACGACTTCTGCGACGACGGCAAATTCTGCAATGGTGCTGAGACCTGTGATCCAGCCAAGGGCTGTATACCAGGCACGCCACCTGACTGCAATGACGGCATCGACTGTACCATAGACACATGCAATGAGGAGACCGACAGGTGCGAGAACAATCCTGATGACGACTTCTGCGATGACAGCATATTCTGCAATGGTGCTGAGACCTGTGATCCAGCCAAGGGCTGTATACCAGGCACGCCACCTGACTGCAATGACGGCATCGACTGTACCATAGACACATGCAATGAGGAGACCGACAGGTGCGAGAACAATCCTGATGACGACTTCTGCGACGACGGCAAATTCTGCAATGGCGCTGAGACCTGTGATCCAGCCAAGGGCTGTATACCAGGCACGCCACCTGACTGCAGTGACGGCATCGAGTGTACCATAGACTTCTGCAATGAGGAGACCGACAGGTGCGAGAACAATCCTGATGACGACTTCTGCGACGACGGCAAATTCTGCAATGGCGCTGAGACCTGTGATCCAGCCAAGGGCTGTATACCAGGCACGCCACCTGACTGCAATGACGGCATCGACTGTACCATAGACACATGCAATGAGGAGACCGACAGGTGCGAGAACAATCCTGATGACGACTTCTGCGATGACGGCATATTCTGCAATGGTGCTGAGACCTGTGATCCAGCCAAGGGCTGTATGCCAGGCACGCCACCTGACTGCAGTGACGGCATCGACTGTACCATAGACTTCTGCAATGAGGAGACCGACAGGTGCGAGAACAATCCTGATGACGACTTCTGCGATGACGGCATATTCTGCAATGGTGCTGAGACCTGTGATCCAGCCAAGGGCTGTATGCCAGGCACGCCACCTGACTGCAGTGACGGCATCGACTGTACCATAGACTTCTGCAATGAGGAGACCGACAGGTGCGAGAACAGTCCTGATGACAGCAAGTGCGACGACGATGATGCATGCACTATCGACTCCTGCGATCCACTGACCGGATGCACCTATGAGGACGTGGACTGTGATGACGACGATGCATGCACTATCGACTCCTGCGATCCACTGACCGGATGCACCTATGAGGACGTGGACTGCGATGACGGCGATCCATGCACTGAGGATTCATGCGATCCTGCTATAGGATGCATCCACATCCCAATAATTCCGGAGGCAGTTGATGACTCATACGGCGCGATCTATGGCAAGACCCTGACCGTTTCTGCTGGCGAGGGAGTTCTGGTGAACGATGTGTACGATGGCAGCGGCACGATGACCGCCACTTTAGTGACCGGCCCAAGCTCAGGCACTCTATCCCTTAATGCCGACGGCTCTTTCACCTACAAGCCCAAGACCGGCTTCATGGGCACAGTCACCTTTACCTATGAAGCCTGTGACGGCAACTGCTGCTCCGATCCAGCAACAGTGACCATCATCGTCGCCAAATGCCCGTGGACCCTCAGGAACGATATGTATTCTGCAAAATGCGGAGAGGACAAGGTTGTTCCAGCCAGCCAGGGAATCCTGGCGAATGATCCCACTGCAATCGCTGTCATAGACCCAGAATCCATCACCATAGACCCGGTCTATGGCACCATAGAAGTGAATGAGGACGGATCCTTCGTCTACCATGCAGCAGAGGTGATCTCCTCAGGCACCTATGTGCAGTTTACGTACACGGCAACCAATGGTGTCTGCCCGGCCTCTAATTTGGCAACCGCCAAGATACAGATAATCTGCCCGTGCAGATAG
- a CDS encoding choice-of-anchor K domain-containing protein has protein sequence MRDKIRLRGDSKHTGLKPPLERNKRYLWTSLAAIFIFLAAVCLLSIGPAMGQDIAASSSGIWTKVSGGSGVIGTGTEEVRWGNPSMGQKSGLRFDGQSVASSFGQEFCLGKLTHFNWPILSNSAANGATLKIQMEFTNPALGSVYFTYDMGIDETPNTGTCDECQYEPCTKPCPDKISWPSVPPADQSFELNGDTYTLQIVGIKDSCSGGKLLPDFVTQEEEDNAGYLIGRIVLTSRPDAIDDEYETKTNVPLTVTAPGVLENDFDRGGLPLTVTEYTQPANGQVEINNDGSFTYTPNQDFCGKDTFTYTITNGKPGKFDTATVTIIVVCDDGDPCTIDECVDNVCIHTPVNCDDGNPCTDDSCDPATGNCVHTANDNNACSDGDPCTEDFCFEGECVSSAINYDDEDICNGLEACDPKTGEMIYIEPPLNCDDGIFCNGAETCDPVKGCQPGTPPDCNDGIDCTIDFCNEETDKCENNPDDDFCDDGIFCNGAETCDPVKGCQPGTPPDCNDGIDCTIDFCNEETDKCENNPDDDFCDDGIFCNGAETCDPAKGCIPGTPPDCNDGIDCTIDFCNEETDKCENNPDDDFCDDGKFCNGAETCDPVEGCMPGTPPDCIDGIECTIDFCNEETDTCEHRANDSKCDDGIFCNGAETCDPVEGCMPGTPPDCSDGIDCTIDTCNEETDTCALRPVTRLKVVCQARHLTAMTVSTVP, from the coding sequence ATGAGAGATAAGATTAGACTGAGAGGGGATTCAAAGCACACCGGTTTGAAGCCTCCTCTTGAAAGGAATAAAAGATATTTATGGACATCTTTAGCCGCCATTTTCATCTTTCTGGCTGCCGTTTGCCTTCTGTCCATCGGCCCGGCGATGGGACAGGATATAGCGGCCAGCTCGTCTGGTATCTGGACAAAAGTGAGTGGTGGCTCAGGTGTTATAGGAACGGGAACCGAAGAGGTTCGCTGGGGCAACCCAAGTATGGGTCAAAAGAGCGGATTGCGCTTTGATGGGCAGTCTGTCGCCTCTTCTTTCGGGCAGGAGTTCTGTCTGGGAAAGCTCACCCACTTCAACTGGCCAATCCTGAGCAATTCGGCGGCCAATGGAGCCACTCTGAAGATCCAGATGGAATTCACCAACCCGGCATTGGGCTCTGTCTACTTCACCTATGATATGGGCATCGACGAGACGCCCAACACTGGAACATGCGACGAATGCCAATATGAGCCATGCACTAAACCCTGTCCGGACAAGATATCCTGGCCATCAGTTCCCCCAGCAGATCAGAGCTTTGAGCTCAACGGCGACACATATACCCTGCAGATAGTGGGCATCAAGGATTCATGCTCAGGCGGAAAGCTGTTGCCGGACTTCGTAACTCAAGAAGAGGAGGATAACGCTGGATATCTTATTGGAAGAATCGTTCTCACCAGCAGGCCGGATGCAATCGACGACGAATACGAGACGAAAACGAATGTGCCCTTAACTGTGACTGCTCCCGGTGTGCTTGAAAATGATTTTGATAGGGGCGGATTGCCGCTAACAGTCACTGAGTACACCCAGCCCGCCAATGGCCAGGTCGAAATCAATAATGATGGATCTTTTACCTACACTCCAAATCAGGACTTCTGCGGCAAAGATACCTTCACCTATACCATAACGAATGGCAAGCCGGGCAAGTTTGATACAGCCACAGTCACGATCATAGTGGTCTGCGATGATGGCGATCCGTGCACCATTGACGAATGCGTAGATAATGTATGCATTCACACACCAGTAAACTGCGATGATGGCAACCCCTGCACAGACGATAGCTGCGACCCAGCCACAGGCAATTGCGTCCATACCGCTAACGACAATAATGCCTGCTCAGATGGGGACCCCTGCACAGAGGACTTCTGTTTTGAAGGGGAGTGCGTATCCTCAGCCATCAACTACGATGATGAAGATATCTGTAATGGTCTGGAAGCCTGCGATCCAAAGACAGGCGAGATGATATACATTGAGCCGCCTCTGAACTGTGATGACGGCATATTCTGCAATGGCGCTGAGACCTGTGATCCGGTTAAAGGCTGTCAGCCCGGCACGCCGCCCGACTGCAATGATGGCATCGACTGTACCATAGACTTCTGCAATGAGGAGACCGACAAGTGCGAGAACAATCCTGACGACGACTTCTGCGATGACGGCATATTCTGCAATGGCGCTGAGACCTGTGATCCGGTTAAAGGCTGTCAGCCCGGCACGCCGCCCGACTGCAATGATGGCATCGACTGTACCATAGACTTCTGCAATGAGGAGACCGACAAGTGCGAGAACAATCCTGACGACGACTTCTGCGATGACGGCATATTCTGCAATGGCGCTGAGACCTGTGATCCAGCCAAGGGCTGTATACCAGGCACGCCGCCCGACTGCAATGATGGCATCGACTGTACCATAGACTTCTGCAATGAGGAGACCGACAAGTGCGAGAACAATCCTGACGACGACTTCTGCGATGACGGCAAATTCTGCAATGGCGCTGAGACCTGCGACCCGGTTGAAGGTTGTATGCCAGGCACGCCGCCCGACTGCATTGACGGCATCGAGTGTACCATAGACTTCTGCAATGAGGAAACCGACACGTGTGAGCACCGTGCTAATGACAGCAAGTGCGACGACGGCATATTCTGCAATGGCGCTGAGACCTGCGACCCGGTTGAAGGTTGTATGCCCGGCACGCCACCTGACTGCAGTGACGGCATCGACTGTACCATAGACACATGCAACGAGGAGACCGACACGTGTGCGCTGAGACCTGTGACCCGGTTGAAGGTTGTATGCCAGGCACGCCACCTGACTGCAATGACGGTATCGACTGTACCATAG
- a CDS encoding thioredoxin family protein — MPLEKSYKIAIIVIISLLVMSATVLRFIPADQGSPMNAISASSRPAALLELSGESISQALNSSTLFVLDFYYPGCGPCRFLNNTTSELSEELGGQVQFGRMNAKNKENSRAVKDYKISSYPTLLIFNDGVLISRMRGNISKSDLLAELQNIEPALNCDRVKLPPADLEADLEAEAETEAERGAERGAEREAEREGGGEESKAPTKPAEKSITKPDPLEPAGEKAPGKAIPLIKPGSKNPHQAMLITDESIGAAISQYQPVMAVVAFRETCAFCRQINVTIEELARELQSQVAFGLIDTRANPETKARYNITSVPTMLIFKDGELAGKVVGAKKKEVVLAQLKKIQPGLNTSKVVLPPPPPKPTPQQVCANMSKSEQPLLQAFVVSRCPFGLQMQRIMADIIMESGETDRYLKVRYIGSVDEKNNTIRAMHGEVEAQENLLQICIREEQPERYWDYLRCYMKEGKTAECLTSAQIDVNELNACTNTSSRGLAYAREDFELAGEFKITGSPTMLMNNEIVKESNFATNTTNARSPQAVKELLCCGFIKEPSFCSMRLNESRSATMFSKE, encoded by the coding sequence ATGCCTCTTGAGAAGAGCTATAAGATCGCCATAATTGTCATCATCAGCCTGCTGGTGATGTCTGCCACTGTGTTAAGGTTCATCCCAGCAGATCAAGGAAGCCCGATGAATGCCATCTCCGCCTCCAGCCGGCCGGCTGCTCTGCTTGAGCTCAGCGGCGAGAGCATCTCTCAAGCCCTGAATAGCAGCACCCTCTTCGTCCTTGATTTCTACTATCCAGGATGCGGGCCCTGCCGATTCCTTAACAATACCACCTCAGAGCTATCAGAAGAGCTGGGAGGGCAGGTCCAGTTCGGCAGGATGAATGCCAAGAATAAAGAGAACAGCAGGGCAGTCAAGGATTATAAGATCTCCTCTTATCCCACTCTTCTCATCTTCAATGATGGCGTTCTGATCAGCAGGATGAGGGGCAACATCAGCAAATCAGATCTTCTGGCAGAGCTGCAGAATATAGAGCCGGCCCTGAACTGCGACCGGGTAAAGCTTCCGCCAGCGGATCTTGAGGCGGATCTTGAGGCAGAGGCAGAGACAGAGGCAGAGAGAGGGGCAGAGAGAGGAGCAGAGAGAGAGGCGGAGAGAGAGGGAGGGGGAGAGGAATCAAAGGCCCCCACAAAGCCTGCGGAAAAGTCCATCACAAAGCCCGACCCACTTGAACCCGCCGGAGAGAAGGCCCCGGGGAAGGCAATTCCCCTGATCAAGCCGGGATCGAAAAACCCCCACCAGGCTATGCTGATCACCGATGAGTCCATCGGCGCGGCGATATCCCAGTACCAGCCAGTGATGGCGGTAGTGGCATTCAGGGAAACATGTGCCTTCTGCAGGCAGATCAATGTAACCATCGAGGAGCTGGCCCGGGAGCTTCAAAGCCAGGTGGCCTTCGGCCTGATCGATACCAGGGCCAATCCGGAGACAAAAGCCAGGTATAACATCACCAGTGTGCCCACCATGCTCATATTCAAGGACGGCGAGCTGGCAGGAAAGGTGGTAGGGGCCAAGAAGAAGGAGGTTGTCCTCGCACAGCTCAAAAAGATCCAGCCCGGCCTGAACACCAGCAAAGTAGTCCTTCCTCCGCCCCCGCCCAAGCCGACCCCCCAGCAGGTCTGCGCCAATATGAGCAAATCCGAGCAGCCGCTCCTGCAGGCCTTCGTGGTATCAAGATGCCCCTTCGGTCTGCAGATGCAGCGGATCATGGCTGATATAATCATGGAATCCGGGGAGACGGACAGATACCTGAAGGTGAGGTATATCGGCTCGGTGGACGAGAAGAATAACACCATAAGGGCCATGCACGGCGAGGTGGAGGCCCAGGAGAACCTCCTCCAGATCTGCATCCGGGAGGAGCAGCCGGAGAGGTACTGGGACTACCTGCGCTGCTACATGAAGGAGGGAAAGACGGCAGAATGCCTCACATCGGCCCAGATAGATGTGAATGAGCTGAACGCCTGCACCAATACATCCTCCCGCGGCCTGGCCTATGCCCGGGAGGACTTCGAGCTGGCGGGTGAGTTCAAGATCACCGGCTCGCCCACTATGCTCATGAACAATGAGATCGTCAAAGAGTCCAACTTCGCCACCAATACCACCAACGCCAGGAGCCCCCAAGCAGTGAAGGAGCTTCTCTGCTGTGGTTTCATCAAAGAGCCCTCATTCTGCTCAATGAGACTGAATGAGAGCCGGTCAGCTACGATGTTCTCAAAGGAATGA